Genomic window (Bosea sp. (in: a-proteobacteria)):
GCCGTGACGGCGCATCCTGTGTGGCAGGCGCAATGCTTCCCTGCCACGCTGATTGTCACTGCTGCCCCGGACGGCTTCGCGGCTACTTCGCTGCCTGATCCGCGCGCGCTGCCCATCCTCGGCGAACTGACGGGAGATGGATTGCACGCTGTCGCCGCCGACGCCGAGGGCGACCACCAACTCTGGTTCGACACCGGCGCGGAGCCGGTCCTTGCGGCGATCGTCCTTCCGATCGATCCGCATTTCTGGTGGCGTCATCGCAATGCCGGTCGCCTGGTGCGGCGGCTGGAGGGAAGGCACGCCGGCCGCTGGCCGCAAGAGCAACGCCTGTCCCGATTCCAGCTCCATCGCGCCGCGTTGATGCTGCGCGCATGGGATGGCGTCGAGTCCGGAGCATCACGCCGCATCGTCGCCGGCACCCTTCTCAACAGGAACGTCGAAGCGCTGCGCGCGATCGACTGGAAGAATGCGCCTGAGCGACGCCAGCTCGCGCGCATCCTGAAAGCCTGCCGCGACACGATCGACGGCGGCTATTTGCGATGGCTCGTCAGTGCTGAGCGAAGTGCAAAGAGTGTCGACCCCGGCGTTTGAAGCGCCGGGGTCCACT
Coding sequences:
- a CDS encoding DUF2285 domain-containing protein is translated as MTAHPVWQAQCFPATLIVTAAPDGFAATSLPDPRALPILGELTGDGLHAVAADAEGDHQLWFDTGAEPVLAAIVLPIDPHFWWRHRNAGRLVRRLEGRHAGRWPQEQRLSRFQLHRAALMLRAWDGVESGASRRIVAGTLLNRNVEALRAIDWKNAPERRQLARILKACRDTIDGGYLRWLVSAERSAKSVDPGV